In the Cucurbita pepo subsp. pepo cultivar mu-cu-16 chromosome LG17, ASM280686v2, whole genome shotgun sequence genome, ATTCCTCTAATTCCGAAATCGCCTCCGCATTCGGCCCGCTCACATTCGATGCAGAATGGTCTCGATCCGATCCTTCCGGTAAAAACGCCCTCCATAGCCAATCTGTTCTTTTAAGCGAAACGATGTATCCTGGATCTAATTGAGTTTCGGATTCCATCCGTTCTACTCCGCCGAAGAACGGTTGAATCGATATTAATCCGATGATTTTGACCTTCTGGAACTGCGATTTCTGCCGAGAGAATCGTACGGCTACGTGATGTGCTAGATTGGCGCCGGCGCTGTCGCCGGCAAGGAAGCATTTGGAGAGATCGGCATTAGGAGGGAGGAGACCGATAGTGTTGTTTCCGTGGTCGAGGAAACGGAGGACGTCGAAGCCGTCGTCGTATTGGCAAGGGAAGCGGTGTTCTGGAGAGAGACGGTAATCGACGGAGAGGACGACGGCAGGGATGCGACGCGCGAGACGACGACAGACGGCGGCGTAAGAGAAAGAGGCGTTGCTGAGGAAGGCAAAACCGCCGCCATGGAAGAAGACGAGGATCGGAAGAGAGGGAGCGTCAGAGTGAGGAGTGAAGACGCGAACAGAGAGGTTGCGAGAAGAATCGACGATGACGTCGAAGGAGAGGACGCCGTGAATAGGTTTGACGGGATTGGGAGCGGATTTGAAATCGAAGAAGCGGAAGAGGCGGCGGTTGAGTGTGCCGTTGCGGCGAGTGACGAGGTCGCTGCAGACGGAGGAGAGGGAGACGAGGAGGCGGGTCTTCCATGGGAGGGAGGGGGATTTGGGgggggcggcggcggcggaagCCATGGCGGACGGCGTGGGGGATCTGATCCGGTAAGGGTTGAAAAGTGGAATTTAGCAGAGCAGAGGAAATGAATGAGAGGAAATGGAACGTCCAATAAAGGAAGGCAGATGGGGAAGGTGAGCGTTTCGTCTGCCATGTCTAATCAGCAGCGTaagcttcttttcttttttaatttatttatttatttatttatttatttattattattattattattattattattattatttaacattttaaaaaaatggagcTTTTCCCTCCCCCATGTCTTACATTTATTATTCCTTACCCTTTAAAtgctaatatttttattttcgttgtatttttaaaatgttttttttttgtctctaattttatatattatataaactatgttaattaataaaaatttatttctattttaaatctttaaaatattatttctatttttttttttgttatatggacaaaaattatatatagttggaaaaaaaattaatttaaaaataaattatctatttggatgataaatttattgtattcCAGCTGTATTTTTATAGTgtattgatatttaaaaaaaagggaaaaaaattttaaataaatcatttgtGTTATACTCCCatcaaaactatatatatatatatattaaggtCTAGGAATATTAacgatatttttttaatttttaaaaaaattaaagatattaatatatttttttaagttaaaaagggtaattttgaaactaaatGTTTTTCAtcgaaaactaaaaaataacaattttgggttaagagagagaaagacgTTCTGCCATTGTTAACTCTTTGggttaagagagagaaagacgTTATGTCATTGTTAACTCTCTATCTGCCATTGTTGAGCTTGAGAAGAAATAGTTATTATTTTCGCGACCCTACTTCTTCATTGCATCTACTTTTACTagttattgaattattttgtaatctGATGTGAGTTGTTTTCAAGGTTTGGCTCGACCTAAtctctatttttgtaattctctttgatatcaatttgagaatcttcttcttcaaatcatTTACGTTTATCCATTGtatattttaggtaaaagAAGGGTCAAAGTGTAGTGTGTGAATCATACTAGAGTTGGGTGAGTACGAGCATTTTCTTACTAGGTTGTTTTAGGGATAATCTAACCGCTTACGAGCATAAAAGATCATTGTTTGATTGTTCGagaaaagtacaaaaataGGAGCCGTTAACGAGTCACCATTTAAATGTGAGTTCAACCCACCCCAAATGAGATGGAGAGTCCACTTTTCTTCCTTAGCTAAATAAGGTTAGGGACGGTGAAGACTTCCCCGTGGTTAAACAAATATAATCCTCTAATAACTTGACgacaatatatttttcttcgtTACCTAAACGAGGTCGGGGAC is a window encoding:
- the LOC111778884 gene encoding probable carboxylesterase 18, translated to MASAAAAPPKSPSLPWKTRLLVSLSSVCSDLVTRRNGTLNRRLFRFFDFKSAPNPVKPIHGVLSFDVIVDSSRNLSVRVFTPHSDAPSLPILVFFHGGGFAFLSNASFSYAAVCRRLARRIPAVVLSVDYRLSPEHRFPCQYDDGFDVLRFLDHGNNTIGLLPPNADLSKCFLAGDSAGANLAHHVAVRFSRQKSQFQKVKIIGLISIQPFFGGVERMESETQLDPGYIVSLKRTDWLWRAFLPEGSDRDHSASNVSGPNAEAISELEEFPATVVFVAGFDPLKDRQRRYYEWLKQSGKKVELIEYRNMIHAFYLFPELPESSAMIDQVRSFVFKCMEA